The following coding sequences lie in one Halomonas sp. 'Soap Lake #6' genomic window:
- a CDS encoding NADH-ubiquinone oxidoreductase-F iron-sulfur binding region domain-containing protein — translation MTVQTVIPKRRFRGKPRGRELDPTRLGGLRELLGDEREDAALRRRDLLIEHLHVIQDAQGHLLLADLRALAAYMNLPMAAVYETATFYAHFDIIHDDQLPPPAVTIRVCDSLSCQLAGAEALKAQLDANVDIEQVRVLRAPCMGRCDSAPVVEVGHHHVLFATQESIESVVEKGHFHPAPVDWQRLDDYRHEGGFALLQACYSGEVTVEALMEAMQQANLRGLGGAGFPTFKKWTFVRQEAGPRYCAINADEGEPGTFKDRYYLERSPHQFLEGALVSAWAVDAEALYIYLRDEYPALHGVLREAIGELEAAGLVAPGYIVLRRGAGAYICGEESAMIESLEGKPGKPRHRPPFVAQKGLFDRPTLVNNVETVYWIPIIWQRGAEAFSSQGRHGRVGLRSFSVSGRVKHPGVYLAPAGITLSELIDEYCGGMAEGHRLAAYLPGGASGGILPATKANIPLDFDTLQEHGCFIGSAAVIVLSDQDNLRSVATNLLAFFADESCGQCTPCRVGTEKMLTLLERNEWDAALMTQLSQVMIDASICGLGQAAPNPVLGLLKDFRSELAAQNVIVKG, via the coding sequence ATGACCGTCCAGACCGTGATCCCCAAGCGCCGCTTTCGCGGCAAGCCACGCGGCCGTGAACTTGATCCCACCCGTCTTGGGGGATTGCGTGAGCTGCTAGGTGATGAACGCGAAGACGCCGCGTTGCGCCGCCGCGACCTATTGATTGAACACCTGCATGTCATTCAGGATGCCCAGGGGCACCTGTTGCTGGCAGACCTGCGTGCCCTGGCGGCTTATATGAATCTGCCCATGGCAGCGGTCTACGAGACTGCCACTTTCTATGCTCACTTCGACATCATCCACGACGACCAGTTGCCGCCGCCGGCGGTGACCATTCGCGTTTGCGACTCCCTGTCCTGCCAGTTGGCCGGTGCCGAAGCGCTTAAAGCACAGTTGGACGCGAACGTGGATATCGAGCAGGTACGGGTGCTGCGGGCTCCTTGCATGGGGCGATGCGACTCAGCACCAGTGGTGGAGGTAGGCCATCACCATGTGCTATTCGCCACTCAAGAGAGCATCGAATCAGTGGTCGAAAAAGGGCACTTTCATCCCGCTCCTGTCGACTGGCAACGACTAGACGATTATCGCCACGAGGGTGGTTTCGCATTGCTCCAGGCCTGCTATAGCGGAGAAGTCACGGTAGAAGCGCTGATGGAGGCAATGCAACAGGCCAATCTGCGTGGTCTGGGCGGTGCAGGCTTTCCTACCTTTAAGAAATGGACATTTGTGCGCCAAGAGGCGGGTCCTCGTTACTGCGCCATCAATGCCGATGAGGGTGAGCCCGGTACCTTTAAAGACCGCTATTATTTAGAGCGCTCGCCGCACCAATTTCTTGAAGGCGCTTTGGTTAGTGCGTGGGCAGTAGATGCTGAGGCGCTGTATATCTATCTGCGTGACGAGTACCCAGCGTTGCATGGCGTACTGCGCGAGGCCATTGGCGAGCTTGAAGCGGCTGGCCTGGTAGCACCAGGTTATATCGTGCTGCGTCGTGGCGCTGGGGCCTATATCTGCGGCGAAGAGTCAGCGATGATCGAGTCGCTGGAAGGCAAACCTGGCAAGCCCCGCCACCGGCCTCCCTTCGTGGCTCAAAAAGGGCTCTTTGACCGCCCAACGTTGGTCAATAACGTCGAGACCGTCTACTGGATTCCAATAATCTGGCAGCGTGGCGCTGAAGCCTTTTCCAGCCAGGGTCGTCACGGCCGGGTGGGGCTGCGCAGCTTCTCGGTCTCGGGCCGGGTCAAACATCCCGGCGTTTATTTAGCGCCCGCAGGTATCACTCTCAGCGAGTTAATTGACGAGTATTGTGGTGGCATGGCCGAAGGGCATCGCTTAGCTGCCTATTTGCCTGGCGGCGCCTCTGGCGGCATTCTGCCTGCCACCAAGGCCAATATTCCTCTCGACTTCGATACCCTCCAGGAGCACGGCTGTTTTATCGGTTCGGCCGCTGTGATCGTGCTTTCTGATCAGGACAATCTGCGCTCAGTGGCTACCAACTTGTTGGCCTTCTTTGCTGATGAATCCTGTGGTCAATGTACCCCCTGTCGAGTGGGTACTGAAAAAATGCTCACGCTGCTTGAGCGGAATGAATGGGACGCCGCACTTATGACGCAGCTCTCCCAAGTAATGATTGACGCTTCTATTTGCGGGCTTGGCCAGGCTGCGCCTAATCCGGTGCTGGGGCTGCTCAAGGATTTCCGCAGCGAGCTTGCCGCCCAGAACGTTATCGTCAAGGGATAA
- the fdhA gene encoding formaldehyde dehydrogenase, glutathione-independent, whose product MNAANRGVVYKGPGEVAVESIAYPELAIGNRKCDHGVILKVVTTNICGSDQHMVRGRTTAPSGLVLGHEITGLVVECGRDVEFIQPGDLVSVPFNIACGRCRNCKEGRTGICLNVNPARPGAAYGYVDMGGWVGGQTEYVMVPYADFNLLKFPDTDQAMEKIKDLTLLSDIFPTGFHGCVTAGVGPGSTVYIAGAGPVGLAAAVSAQLLGAACVIVGDMVEERLAQARSFGCETIDLTQDGDMADKIEVILGEREVDAFVDCVGFEAHACGCNHGKEAPATVLNSAMSLTRAGGQIGIPGLYVTEDPGAADEAAKQGALSMRFGLGWAKSHSFHTGQCPVMKYHRPLMQAILFGKVKIADAVNVQMITLDQAPQGYADFDGGAAKKFVIDPHGSVAA is encoded by the coding sequence ATGAATGCAGCCAACCGCGGAGTGGTCTATAAAGGGCCAGGCGAAGTCGCCGTTGAGTCTATTGCCTATCCTGAGCTCGCCATCGGCAATCGCAAGTGCGATCACGGCGTGATTCTCAAGGTAGTCACCACTAATATCTGTGGCAGCGATCAGCATATGGTGCGGGGCCGGACCACTGCACCGTCCGGTCTGGTGCTCGGCCACGAAATCACCGGCCTGGTAGTCGAGTGCGGCCGCGACGTCGAATTTATTCAGCCAGGTGACCTGGTCTCGGTACCGTTCAATATTGCCTGTGGTCGCTGCCGTAACTGTAAAGAAGGCCGCACAGGTATCTGTCTCAACGTCAATCCAGCCCGCCCGGGCGCCGCTTATGGCTATGTGGATATGGGCGGTTGGGTCGGCGGCCAGACAGAGTACGTGATGGTTCCCTATGCAGACTTTAACTTGTTGAAGTTCCCCGATACCGATCAGGCCATGGAGAAGATCAAAGATCTGACCCTGCTCTCTGATATTTTCCCCACTGGCTTCCACGGCTGTGTGACTGCTGGTGTTGGCCCTGGCAGCACCGTCTATATTGCCGGTGCTGGGCCTGTTGGGTTGGCTGCAGCAGTTTCTGCTCAACTGCTGGGTGCAGCCTGCGTGATCGTCGGTGATATGGTCGAAGAGCGTCTGGCCCAGGCCCGTAGTTTTGGCTGCGAGACCATCGACCTGACCCAGGATGGCGACATGGCTGATAAGATAGAGGTGATTCTCGGCGAGCGTGAAGTCGATGCCTTTGTCGATTGCGTAGGCTTCGAAGCCCACGCCTGCGGCTGCAACCATGGTAAAGAAGCACCTGCGACGGTACTCAATTCGGCGATGTCGCTGACTCGTGCCGGTGGTCAGATCGGTATTCCGGGGCTATACGTTACTGAAGACCCAGGTGCTGCTGACGAGGCTGCCAAGCAGGGGGCTTTGAGCATGCGCTTCGGTCTCGGCTGGGCTAAGTCTCATAGCTTCCATACCGGGCAGTGTCCAGTGATGAAGTACCACCGCCCACTAATGCAGGCAATTTTGTTCGGTAAGGTTAAGATCGCCGATGCGGTCAATGTTCAGATGATCACCCTGGACCAGGCACCCCAGGGCTACGCCGACTTCGATGGCGGCGCTGCTAAGAAATTTGTCATTGACCCCCATGGCAGCGTTGCTGCTTAA
- a CDS encoding BCCT family transporter yields the protein MKNNDDPVLSPGQDNTQIMGLDFHNPVFPLSALAILLFILYALVYPDAANTHLGLAKNWSIEHFDWLFMIAGNVFVVFCLVLICLPLGRIRLGGKDAKPEYSRTSWFAMLFAAGMGIGLMFWSVAEPVAYYTDWYGTPLNAPAGTPEGASASMGATMFHWGLHPWAIYGVVALSLAFFAYNKGLPLTLRSAFYPILGEHTRGWAGHIIDILAVLATIFGLATSLGFGATQAAGGLAYLFGIPNTIGTQLAIILVVTVIALISVWRGIDGGVKLFSNINMIIAAALLLFVVIAGPTLMILAGIGTTALDYASHLLPLSNWIGRDDDTWYHGWTIFYWAWWISWSPFVGMFIARVSRGRTVREFLIAVLLVPTLVTLVWMSAFGGTALYQAANGVGELANGIGDVSLAMFHMLEQLPLTSITSTLAIILVLVFFITSSDSGSLVIDNITAGGKTDAPKGQRVFWAALEGVIAGVLLYGGGSTALSALQAGAVATGLPFTLVLLLMCFSLYKGLNKEWQQINALPKTAK from the coding sequence ATGAAGAACAATGACGACCCGGTTCTGTCGCCTGGACAGGACAATACCCAGATAATGGGGTTGGATTTTCATAACCCCGTCTTTCCACTCTCCGCTCTCGCCATTCTGCTGTTCATTCTTTACGCACTGGTCTATCCAGATGCCGCTAATACTCACCTTGGGCTTGCCAAGAACTGGTCGATTGAACACTTCGATTGGCTATTCATGATTGCAGGCAATGTCTTTGTGGTGTTCTGCCTCGTGCTGATCTGCTTGCCACTCGGGCGGATTCGCCTGGGCGGCAAGGATGCAAAACCGGAATATTCGCGCACCTCCTGGTTCGCCATGCTGTTTGCAGCAGGCATGGGGATCGGCCTAATGTTCTGGAGCGTTGCTGAGCCAGTGGCTTACTACACTGACTGGTACGGCACACCCCTGAATGCACCTGCAGGCACGCCGGAAGGCGCTAGCGCCTCCATGGGCGCGACGATGTTTCATTGGGGACTGCACCCCTGGGCGATCTACGGAGTAGTGGCACTCTCGCTGGCCTTCTTTGCCTATAACAAGGGCTTACCACTTACACTGCGCTCCGCCTTTTACCCGATCCTGGGCGAGCATACCCGCGGCTGGGCCGGCCATATCATCGACATTCTTGCCGTACTGGCCACCATCTTTGGCCTAGCCACCTCGCTTGGTTTTGGCGCTACCCAAGCGGCTGGCGGCCTTGCCTATTTGTTCGGTATCCCCAATACCATTGGTACGCAGCTGGCGATTATCCTAGTGGTCACGGTGATCGCGCTGATTTCGGTATGGCGGGGGATCGACGGTGGCGTCAAGCTGTTCTCGAACATCAACATGATCATCGCGGCGGCTCTGCTTCTGTTCGTTGTAATAGCGGGACCGACCCTGATGATTCTGGCTGGAATCGGCACCACGGCATTGGACTACGCAAGCCACCTTCTGCCGCTGTCGAACTGGATTGGCCGCGATGATGACACTTGGTACCACGGTTGGACCATCTTCTATTGGGCGTGGTGGATCTCCTGGTCACCGTTTGTCGGTATGTTTATCGCGCGCGTATCCCGCGGGCGCACAGTGCGTGAGTTTCTGATCGCCGTACTGCTGGTACCGACGCTGGTCACGCTGGTGTGGATGAGTGCATTTGGTGGTACGGCTCTTTATCAGGCTGCAAATGGTGTGGGTGAACTGGCCAACGGAATTGGTGATGTCTCACTTGCCATGTTCCATATGCTGGAGCAGCTGCCCTTGACCAGCATCACGTCGACACTGGCAATTATTCTGGTGCTAGTGTTCTTCATTACCTCGTCAGACTCTGGTTCGCTGGTCATCGACAACATCACCGCAGGCGGCAAGACCGATGCACCCAAGGGCCAGCGGGTGTTCTGGGCCGCGCTGGAAGGCGTGATTGCCGGTGTGCTGCTATACGGCGGAGGCAGTACCGCCCTTAGCGCGCTTCAGGCGGGCGCCGTGGCCACAGGACTACCCTTTACGCTAGTGCTCTTGCTGATGTGTTTCAGCCTTTACAAGGGGCTCAACAAGGAGTGGCAGCAGATCAACGCATTGCCAAAAACTGCTAAGTAA
- a CDS encoding sodium:solute symporter family protein: MIYTIAILLSLVGYFVIGHLAGRRVKGLDDYLVAGRNAPTFFILGTLVASYLSTSAFLGETGFAYQGYPFVMLIFAAVSTSGCLLGALVFGRYLRRSGARTVPEFFGKRFASRRVQIIAGLTTIIGLGAYLLGVMQGAGIMFSELTGMPYWVGLVLVWMTYTGFILYSGSPGVMLTDTIMFVIFSLAALGGSLYVIQDLGGWNGVVEGLLIQTDKPGIALWHGVLEGPEASFSSPGEALTWGLTLGLVWAAVLAASPWQSSRYLMVRNEHVVMRSAMLTAVALAIFYALMMMTGAAINLYNPQLDPERSMIWVALNILPTWLGVVILTGVFAAGLSSCSTFLSIIGFSLSNDILPASLNEKAAMRKSRIAVLSAGLIALLLALFQPPAVMSVVWFAATLFASSWGPVALMSIWSKRITAAGAGWGLAVGFIGNVILSMMIQIEWLSLPVYLHPVLLSTLMALVAIALASRATRVSQAEKDYRAFLHEFDAQAVSSWVSGTRLIALCTMLSGVAIGVFLWQQYAVTLDGFAERFALSSGAVQGGYALAIGCGSMLLIAGAVGFWLVRPQQQKASAKRMATGNR; this comes from the coding sequence ATGATTTATACCATCGCAATACTGTTAAGTCTGGTCGGCTATTTTGTCATCGGGCATCTTGCAGGAAGGCGCGTCAAAGGCCTTGATGACTATCTGGTGGCCGGTCGCAATGCACCCACTTTTTTTATCCTCGGCACACTGGTGGCTAGCTATTTGAGTACCAGCGCCTTTCTCGGTGAGACGGGCTTTGCCTACCAGGGCTATCCGTTTGTTATGCTTATCTTTGCGGCGGTCAGTACCTCAGGGTGCCTGCTTGGCGCGCTGGTATTTGGGCGCTACCTGCGCCGCAGCGGGGCGAGAACTGTACCGGAGTTTTTTGGCAAGCGCTTCGCTTCACGCCGTGTTCAGATCATAGCCGGACTTACCACGATAATTGGGCTGGGAGCTTATCTACTAGGTGTGATGCAGGGTGCGGGCATTATGTTCTCCGAGCTGACTGGCATGCCCTACTGGGTCGGCTTGGTATTAGTATGGATGACCTATACCGGTTTCATTCTCTATTCGGGTTCCCCCGGCGTGATGCTGACCGACACGATCATGTTCGTTATCTTCTCGCTAGCAGCACTGGGCGGGTCGCTATATGTCATACAGGACCTGGGCGGCTGGAATGGCGTCGTTGAAGGGCTTCTAATCCAGACAGACAAGCCGGGAATTGCGCTTTGGCATGGCGTACTGGAAGGCCCAGAGGCTAGCTTCTCCTCACCGGGAGAGGCACTTACCTGGGGCCTAACACTGGGCCTTGTCTGGGCAGCGGTGCTGGCAGCCAGTCCCTGGCAGTCCAGCCGTTACCTGATGGTGCGTAACGAGCACGTGGTCATGCGCTCTGCCATGCTCACGGCGGTAGCACTCGCCATCTTCTACGCACTAATGATGATGACCGGCGCAGCGATCAACCTGTATAACCCGCAGCTAGATCCGGAACGCTCCATGATCTGGGTGGCACTCAATATCCTGCCCACTTGGCTTGGGGTAGTCATTCTTACCGGCGTGTTTGCTGCCGGATTGTCGTCTTGCTCAACCTTCCTGTCGATCATCGGCTTTAGCCTTTCCAATGATATTCTGCCCGCCTCTCTAAATGAGAAGGCGGCAATGCGCAAAAGCCGTATCGCGGTGCTCTCAGCCGGCCTGATTGCACTGCTGCTCGCGCTGTTTCAGCCGCCAGCGGTCATGTCAGTGGTGTGGTTTGCCGCGACACTGTTTGCCTCCTCCTGGGGGCCAGTGGCTCTGATGAGTATCTGGAGCAAGCGGATCACCGCAGCAGGTGCAGGCTGGGGCCTAGCAGTAGGATTCATTGGCAACGTCATTCTGTCGATGATGATCCAGATCGAGTGGCTCAGCCTGCCGGTGTATCTGCACCCAGTGTTACTAAGCACGCTGATGGCGCTTGTCGCTATTGCTCTGGCCTCCAGAGCGACTCGCGTAAGCCAAGCCGAGAAAGACTATCGAGCGTTTCTACATGAGTTTGATGCCCAGGCGGTCAGCAGTTGGGTCTCCGGCACGCGCTTAATCGCACTCTGTACCATGCTTTCCGGCGTGGCCATCGGGGTATTCCTGTGGCAACAGTACGCGGTGACACTGGATGGGTTTGCCGAGCGCTTTGCGCTTTCCTCTGGTGCAGTTCAGGGCGGCTACGCCCTGGCAATTGGCTGCGGCAGCATGCTGCTCATTGCCGGGGCAGTAGGCTTTTGGCTGGTTCGCCCTCAACAGCAGAAGGCGTCTGCCAAACGAATGGCCACGGGCAACCGTTAA
- a CDS encoding DMT family transporter: MQLSAYQRGLLMVVLGVVFLSFDGLLIRLADTDGWTIVFWRGLLMFCVLGLLCSAGKRLETLRSNPFSSLASALLLGLISSLFVLAVMNANVANVVVILSTAPLFAALFSRIFLGEKVALRTLVAIAVSMLGMSLVFMGEGAMGMLVGNLYALAAAAAIGGNLTLLRRYPVIDPMTVVAGGGLLSAAVALPLASPLDLDAQRYGVLALMGLVQMPLATVLINSATRYLPSTEVALFYLVETALGTLWVWWLLGEAPTASTLVGGGVVIMVLVLHAWIGLRLERQRLQLYPGFIGK; this comes from the coding sequence ATGCAGTTAAGTGCTTACCAGCGTGGTCTGCTTATGGTGGTGCTTGGCGTGGTGTTTCTGAGCTTCGATGGCCTACTGATCCGTCTTGCCGATACCGACGGCTGGACCATCGTGTTCTGGCGAGGCTTATTGATGTTCTGCGTGTTGGGGCTGCTGTGCAGTGCTGGCAAGCGACTGGAGACGCTGAGAAGCAACCCTTTCTCCTCACTGGCCTCAGCTCTGCTGCTGGGCTTGATATCCAGCCTGTTTGTGCTGGCGGTCATGAACGCCAACGTGGCCAACGTGGTGGTGATCCTGAGCACCGCACCGCTGTTTGCCGCGCTGTTTTCGCGGATATTCCTGGGCGAAAAAGTCGCGCTGCGAACGCTGGTGGCCATCGCCGTCTCCATGCTGGGCATGAGCCTGGTTTTCATGGGCGAGGGGGCCATGGGGATGCTGGTAGGCAACCTCTATGCCTTGGCAGCCGCAGCAGCCATCGGCGGTAACCTGACCCTGCTACGCCGTTATCCAGTAATTGATCCCATGACGGTGGTTGCCGGTGGTGGGCTGCTCTCGGCGGCAGTTGCTCTGCCCCTAGCCTCGCCGCTGGACCTGGATGCCCAGCGCTATGGCGTACTGGCACTGATGGGGCTGGTGCAGATGCCCTTGGCCACCGTGCTGATCAACAGCGCCACCCGTTATTTGCCGTCGACGGAAGTGGCGCTGTTTTATTTGGTCGAAACAGCGCTGGGCACTCTCTGGGTGTGGTGGTTGCTGGGCGAGGCACCCACCGCCTCGACGCTAGTCGGCGGTGGGGTGGTTATTATGGTGCTGGTATTACATGCCTGGATAGGCTTGCGCCTTGAGAGACAACGCCTGCAGCTTTACC